A genomic region of Enterobacter hormaechei ATCC 49162 contains the following coding sequences:
- the araE gene encoding arabinose-proton symporter AraE has protein sequence MTSINDSTLMPAALRDTRRMNQFVSVAAAVAGLLFGLDIGVIAGALPFITDHFTLSNRLQEWVVSSMMLGAAIGALFNGWLSFRLGRKYSLMVGAILFVAGSIGSAFATNVEVLLLSRVLLGVAVGIASYTAPLYLSEMASENVRGKMISMYQLMVTLGIVLAFLSDTYFSYSGNWRAMLGVLALPAVLLIVLVIFLPNSPRWLAQKGRHVEAEEVLRMLRDTSEKAREELNEIRESLKLKQGGWSLFKANRNVRRAVFLGMLLQAMQQFTGMNIIMYYAPRIFKMAGFTTTEQQMIATLVVGLTFMFATFIAVFTVDKAGRKPALKIGFSVMALGTLILGYCLMQFDNGTASSGLSWLSVGMTMMCIAGYAMSAAPVVWILCSEIQPLKCRDFGITCSTTTNWVSNMIIGATFLTLLDAIGAAGTFWLYTVLNVAFIGVTFWLIPETKGVTLEHIERKLMSGEKLRNIGV, from the coding sequence ATGACATCTATAAATGACTCTACCCTTATGCCCGCTGCGCTGCGCGATACCCGACGCATGAACCAGTTTGTTTCTGTCGCGGCTGCCGTGGCCGGTTTACTGTTTGGTCTGGATATCGGCGTTATCGCTGGCGCACTGCCCTTTATTACCGACCACTTTACGTTAAGCAACCGCCTGCAAGAGTGGGTGGTGAGCAGCATGATGCTGGGCGCGGCCATTGGCGCGCTCTTTAACGGCTGGCTGTCGTTCCGTCTCGGGCGCAAATACAGCCTGATGGTCGGGGCGATCCTGTTTGTTGCCGGATCCATTGGCTCGGCGTTTGCCACCAACGTTGAAGTGCTGCTGCTCTCCCGGGTGCTGCTGGGCGTGGCGGTGGGTATCGCCTCCTACACCGCGCCGCTTTACCTCTCCGAAATGGCGAGCGAAAACGTGCGCGGGAAGATGATCAGCATGTACCAGCTGATGGTGACGCTCGGTATCGTGCTGGCGTTCCTGTCGGATACGTACTTCAGCTACAGCGGCAACTGGCGGGCAATGCTTGGCGTACTGGCGCTTCCCGCGGTACTGCTGATTGTGTTAGTCATTTTCCTGCCGAACAGTCCGCGCTGGCTGGCGCAAAAAGGGCGTCACGTGGAGGCGGAAGAGGTGCTGCGCATGCTGCGCGACACGTCTGAAAAAGCGCGTGAAGAGCTGAACGAAATCCGCGAAAGCCTGAAGCTGAAGCAGGGTGGCTGGTCCCTGTTTAAGGCGAACCGCAACGTGCGCCGCGCGGTGTTCCTCGGCATGCTTTTACAGGCGATGCAGCAGTTTACGGGGATGAACATCATCATGTATTACGCCCCTCGCATCTTTAAAATGGCCGGTTTTACCACCACCGAACAGCAGATGATCGCCACGCTGGTGGTGGGGCTGACCTTTATGTTCGCCACCTTTATCGCAGTGTTTACCGTGGATAAAGCCGGACGCAAACCGGCCCTGAAAATTGGCTTTAGCGTAATGGCGCTCGGCACCTTGATCCTCGGCTACTGCCTGATGCAGTTCGATAACGGCACCGCATCCAGCGGGCTATCCTGGCTCTCCGTCGGCATGACCATGATGTGCATCGCCGGTTACGCAATGAGTGCCGCGCCGGTGGTGTGGATCCTCTGCTCTGAAATTCAGCCGCTGAAATGCCGCGACTTTGGTATTACCTGTTCCACCACCACCAACTGGGTGTCGAACATGATCATTGGCGCGACCTTCCTGACGCTGCTGGACGCAATTGGTGCGGCGGGAACCTTCTGGCTTTATACGGTGCTTAACGTGGCGTTTATCGGCGTGACTTTCTGGCTGATCCCGGAAACCAAAGGCGTGACCCTGGAGCATATTGAACGCAAGCTGATGAGTGGGGAGAAATTGCGTAATATCGGCGTGTAA
- a CDS encoding ABC transporter substrate-binding protein produces the protein MKKVLLSAAISATLGLTALPSMAQNVDLRMSWWGGNGRHQVTLKALEEFHKQNPDINVKAEYTGWDGHLSRLTTQIAGGTEPDVMQTNWNWLPIFSKTGDGFYDLNKMKDVIDLSQFDPKELQTTTVNGKLNGIPVSVTARVFYFNDETWKKAGIAYPKTWDELMAAGKTFESKLGKQYYPVILEHQDTLALLNSYMIQKYNIPAVDEKTKKFSYTKEQWVEFFQTYKKLIDSHVMPDTKYYASFGKSNMYEMKPWIQGEWGGTYMWNSTINKYSDNLKPPAKLELGSYPMLPGATDAGLFFKPAQMLSIGKTTKNPEAAAKLINFLLNSKEGVDTLGLERGVPLSKVAVQYLTEDGTIKEDDPSVAGLRLAQSLPAKLTVSPYFDDPQIVAQFGTSLQYIDYGQKTVEETAADFQRQAERILRRAMR, from the coding sequence ATGAAAAAAGTGCTTTTAAGCGCAGCAATCTCCGCGACCCTGGGCCTTACCGCTTTGCCATCGATGGCGCAGAATGTGGATTTACGGATGTCCTGGTGGGGCGGCAATGGCCGTCACCAGGTCACCCTGAAAGCGCTGGAAGAGTTCCATAAGCAGAACCCGGACATCAACGTGAAAGCGGAATACACCGGCTGGGACGGGCACCTCTCCCGTCTGACCACCCAGATTGCGGGCGGCACTGAGCCGGACGTGATGCAGACGAACTGGAACTGGCTGCCAATCTTCTCCAAAACCGGTGACGGCTTCTACGATCTTAACAAGATGAAGGACGTGATCGACCTGTCCCAGTTCGATCCGAAAGAGCTGCAAACCACCACCGTGAACGGCAAGCTGAACGGCATTCCAGTCTCGGTGACGGCGCGCGTGTTCTACTTCAATGACGAGACCTGGAAAAAAGCGGGCATTGCATACCCGAAAACCTGGGACGAGTTGATGGCGGCCGGTAAAACCTTCGAGAGCAAGCTCGGCAAGCAATACTACCCGGTCATACTGGAGCACCAGGATACGCTGGCGCTGCTGAACTCGTACATGATCCAGAAGTACAACATTCCTGCGGTGGACGAGAAAACCAAAAAGTTCAGCTACACGAAAGAGCAGTGGGTAGAGTTCTTCCAGACCTACAAAAAGCTGATCGACAGCCACGTGATGCCGGACACCAAATACTATGCCTCGTTCGGTAAGAGCAACATGTATGAGATGAAGCCGTGGATCCAGGGCGAATGGGGCGGCACCTACATGTGGAACTCTACCATCAACAAGTATTCCGACAACCTGAAGCCACCGGCGAAACTGGAGCTGGGCAGCTACCCGATGCTGCCGGGCGCTACCGACGCGGGGCTGTTCTTCAAACCGGCGCAAATGCTGTCGATTGGTAAGACGACCAAAAACCCGGAAGCAGCAGCGAAGCTGATTAACTTCCTCCTCAACAGCAAAGAAGGGGTTGATACGCTGGGCCTGGAGCGCGGCGTGCCGCTGAGCAAAGTGGCGGTGCAGTATCTGACCGAAGACGGCACCATTAAAGAGGACGATCCTTCCGTGGCGGGCCTGCGCCTGGCGCAGTCGCTGCCAGCGAAACTCACCGTCTCGCCATACTTTGACGACCCACAGATTGTGGCGCAGTTCGGTACCTCTTTGCAGTATATCGACTACGGGCAGAAAACGGTGGAAGAGACCGCCGCTGACTTCCAGCGTCAGGCGGAGCGTATTTTGAGACGTGCGATGCGGTAA
- a CDS encoding ABC transporter ATP-binding protein, with translation MAEVIFNKLEKVYSNGFKAVHAIDLKIAEGEFMVIVGPSGCAKSTTLRMLAGLETISGGEVRIGDKIVNNLAPKERGIAMVFQNYALYPHMTVRENLAFGLKLSKLPKDQIESQVNEAAKILELEELLDRLPRQLSGGQAQRVAVGRAIVKKPDVFLFDEPLSNLDAKLRASMRIRISDLHKQLKKSGKPATTVYVTHDQTEAMTMGDRICVMKLGHIMQVDTPDNLYHKPKNMFVAGFIGAPEMNIRRSVLVEKAGQLHIAIGGETMPLNAEKQEKVAAYAGQEIFYGVRPEFVSLSDQPFPNGGCSGEMVRVENMGHEFFVYLKVADYELTARIPSDEAKPMIDKGLHRKVYFTFEMNKCHIFDAKTEQNLSL, from the coding sequence ATGGCTGAAGTTATTTTCAACAAGCTGGAAAAGGTCTACTCCAACGGCTTTAAAGCGGTACACGCGATCGATCTTAAAATCGCCGAAGGGGAATTCATGGTGATTGTCGGCCCATCCGGCTGCGCTAAATCCACTACCCTGCGCATGCTGGCGGGGCTGGAAACCATCAGCGGCGGCGAGGTGCGCATCGGCGACAAGATCGTGAACAACCTCGCGCCGAAAGAGCGCGGTATTGCAATGGTGTTCCAGAACTACGCCCTCTATCCGCACATGACGGTGCGCGAGAATCTGGCTTTTGGTCTCAAGTTAAGCAAGCTGCCGAAAGATCAGATTGAGTCTCAGGTGAATGAAGCCGCCAAAATTCTTGAGCTGGAAGAACTGCTCGACCGCCTGCCGCGCCAGCTTTCCGGCGGCCAGGCACAGCGCGTGGCGGTAGGCCGAGCGATTGTGAAAAAGCCGGACGTCTTCCTGTTCGATGAGCCGCTTTCAAACCTCGACGCCAAACTGCGCGCCTCAATGCGTATCCGTATTTCTGACCTGCACAAGCAGCTGAAGAAGTCCGGAAAACCGGCCACCACCGTTTACGTGACCCACGACCAGACCGAAGCGATGACCATGGGCGACCGCATCTGCGTGATGAAGCTCGGTCACATCATGCAGGTGGACACGCCGGACAACCTCTACCACAAGCCGAAAAACATGTTCGTGGCGGGCTTTATCGGCGCGCCGGAGATGAATATTCGCAGGAGCGTACTGGTGGAAAAAGCGGGCCAGCTGCACATCGCCATTGGCGGTGAAACCATGCCGCTGAACGCGGAGAAGCAGGAGAAAGTCGCGGCTTATGCGGGTCAGGAGATCTTCTACGGCGTGCGCCCGGAATTTGTGTCGCTCTCTGATCAGCCGTTCCCGAACGGCGGCTGTAGCGGGGAGATGGTGCGCGTTGAGAACATGGGCCACGAATTCTTCGTGTACCTGAAGGTCGCGGACTACGAACTGACCGCCCGAATCCCGTCCGATGAAGCTAAGCCAATGATTGATAAGGGTCTTCATCGTAAGGTGTATTTCACGTTTGAGATGAACAAGTGTCATATTTTTGACGCAAAAACTGAACAGAACCTCTCTCTCTGA
- a CDS encoding carbohydrate ABC transporter permease encodes MADIQQLSTARSVAEREVARTLRREKINATVRYVILLVVGLLMLYPLVWMFSASFKPNHEIFTTLSLWPAHATWDGFVNGWKTGTEYTFGHYMLNTFKYVIPKVILTIISSTIVAYGFARFEIPWKKFWFATLITTMLLPSTVLLIPQYLMFREMGMLNSYMPLYLPLAFATQGFFVFMLIQFLRGVPRDMEEAAQIDGCNSFQVLWYVVVPILKPAIISVALFQFMWSMNDFIGPLIYVYSVDKYPIALALKMSIDVTEGAPWNEILAMASISILPSIIVFFLAQRYFVQGVTSSGIKG; translated from the coding sequence ATGGCTGATATCCAACAACTCTCCACGGCACGCAGCGTCGCCGAGCGCGAAGTGGCCCGCACGCTGCGCAGAGAGAAAATCAACGCCACCGTTCGCTATGTGATCCTGCTGGTTGTCGGCCTGCTGATGCTTTACCCGCTGGTGTGGATGTTCTCGGCGTCGTTCAAACCGAACCACGAGATCTTCACCACCCTGAGCCTGTGGCCTGCCCACGCCACCTGGGATGGCTTCGTCAACGGCTGGAAAACCGGCACCGAATACACCTTCGGCCATTACATGCTGAACACCTTCAAGTATGTGATCCCGAAAGTGATCCTGACCATTATCTCCTCCACCATCGTGGCGTACGGCTTTGCCCGCTTCGAAATCCCGTGGAAGAAGTTCTGGTTCGCCACGCTCATCACCACCATGCTGCTGCCCAGCACCGTGCTGCTGATCCCGCAGTACCTGATGTTCCGTGAAATGGGCATGCTCAACAGCTACATGCCGCTGTACCTGCCGCTGGCCTTCGCCACCCAGGGATTCTTCGTCTTCATGCTGATCCAGTTCCTGCGCGGCGTCCCGCGTGACATGGAAGAGGCGGCGCAGATCGACGGCTGTAACTCCTTCCAGGTGCTGTGGTACGTGGTCGTGCCGATCCTGAAACCGGCCATTATCTCCGTCGCCCTGTTCCAGTTCATGTGGTCCATGAACGACTTTATCGGGCCGCTGATTTATGTCTACAGCGTGGATAAATACCCCATCGCGCTGGCGCTGAAAATGTCCATCGACGTCACCGAAGGGGCGCCGTGGAACGAAATTCTGGCAATGGCGAGCATCTCCATTCTGCCATCCATCATTGTCTTCTTCCTGGCACAGCGCTACTTCGTACAGGGCGTCACCAGCAGCGGAATTAAAGGTTAA
- a CDS encoding carbohydrate ABC transporter permease, producing the protein MNENKLLGLAWISPYIIGLILFTAFPFVSSFFLSFTDYDLMSPPVFNGIENYRYMFTEDTLFWKSMGVTFAYVFLTIPLKLAFALGIAFVLNFKLRGIGFFRTAYYIPSILGSSVAIAVLWRALFAIDGLLNSFIGVFGFDPVNWLGEPSLALMSVTLLRVWQFGSAMVIFLAALQNVPQSQYEAAMIDGASKWQMFMKVTVPLITPVIFFNFIMQTTQAFQEFTGPYVITGGGPTYSTYLFSLYIYDTAFKYFDMGYGAALAWVLFLVVAVFAGIAFKSSKYWVFYSADKGGKNG; encoded by the coding sequence ATGAATGAAAACAAGCTGCTGGGGCTCGCATGGATATCACCCTACATTATCGGGCTGATACTCTTTACGGCATTCCCCTTCGTCTCATCGTTTTTCCTCAGCTTTACGGATTACGATTTGATGAGTCCGCCGGTGTTTAACGGCATCGAAAACTATCGCTACATGTTTACCGAAGACACGCTCTTCTGGAAATCCATGGGCGTGACCTTTGCCTATGTATTTTTAACCATCCCGTTAAAGCTCGCCTTTGCATTAGGCATTGCCTTTGTCCTGAACTTTAAATTACGCGGCATCGGCTTTTTCCGAACTGCCTACTATATTCCGTCGATCCTCGGCAGCTCCGTCGCCATTGCCGTCCTGTGGCGCGCCTTATTTGCCATCGATGGTCTGCTGAACAGCTTTATCGGCGTATTTGGCTTTGACCCGGTGAACTGGCTGGGTGAACCGTCGCTGGCGCTGATGTCCGTTACCCTGCTGCGCGTCTGGCAGTTCGGTTCCGCGATGGTCATCTTCCTGGCCGCGCTGCAAAACGTACCGCAATCCCAGTATGAAGCGGCGATGATCGATGGCGCATCGAAATGGCAGATGTTCATGAAGGTGACCGTGCCGCTGATTACGCCGGTGATCTTCTTCAACTTCATCATGCAGACCACGCAGGCGTTCCAGGAATTTACCGGGCCGTACGTGATTACCGGCGGCGGGCCAACCTATTCGACTTACCTGTTCTCGCTCTACATCTACGACACCGCGTTTAAGTATTTCGATATGGGCTATGGCGCGGCGCTGGCGTGGGTCCTGTTCCTGGTGGTGGCCGTCTTCGCCGGTATCGCCTTTAAGTCGTCGAAATACTGGGTGTTCTACTCCGCCGATAAAGGAGGCAAAAATGGCTGA
- the wzz(fepE) gene encoding LPS O-antigen length regulator Wzz(fepE) yields the protein MSAMDFKKHTDLNFPHYAPPAVSAKEIDLLGLLDVLLAAKKRIITIVFAFALVGLAIAFLIPQKWTSKAVITPAEQTQWSSLRQMMVALQVLDVDVKITRADVFNLFIKKFQSQSLLEEYMKSSPYVMAQLDGAEVDPLELHRAVVNIAEKMKAIDNTQEKNADKAPYLSWTLSFTAPTAEDAQKVLNGYIQYISRIVEQETMQNIRDQLILRTKTVQQQLELDRVRLTNIHNTNLQRLNYSLEVANAAGIKKPVYSNGQAVKDDPDYSVALGADGIAQKLQIEKNLKDVSELNADFQNREYYLAQLQKLSFEDVSLEPFKYQLSPSMPVKKDGPGKALIVLLACILGGLFACGSVLLREAMSTRNPLPEQLPEPVTE from the coding sequence ATGTCAGCGATGGATTTCAAAAAACATACGGATCTCAACTTTCCTCACTATGCTCCCCCGGCGGTCAGCGCTAAAGAAATAGATCTTCTGGGTCTGCTGGACGTCCTGCTGGCAGCCAAAAAACGCATCATCACCATTGTCTTTGCCTTTGCACTGGTCGGCCTGGCAATCGCCTTCCTGATACCGCAAAAATGGACCAGTAAAGCCGTCATTACGCCCGCGGAACAGACGCAGTGGAGTTCGCTGCGCCAGATGATGGTGGCGCTACAGGTGCTTGACGTCGACGTGAAAATTACACGGGCGGATGTGTTTAATCTGTTTATCAAAAAGTTTCAGTCCCAGTCCCTGCTTGAAGAGTACATGAAGAGTTCACCTTACGTGATGGCTCAGCTCGATGGCGCCGAGGTTGACCCGCTGGAGCTGCATCGCGCGGTAGTCAATATTGCCGAAAAGATGAAGGCTATTGATAACACGCAGGAAAAAAATGCTGATAAAGCGCCGTATCTCTCCTGGACATTAAGCTTCACTGCCCCAACGGCAGAGGACGCGCAGAAAGTGTTGAACGGTTACATTCAGTACATCTCCCGCATCGTTGAGCAGGAGACCATGCAGAACATTCGTGACCAGCTGATCCTGAGAACCAAAACGGTACAGCAGCAGCTGGAGCTGGATCGGGTTCGTCTGACCAATATCCACAATACCAACCTGCAACGCCTGAACTACTCGCTGGAAGTGGCGAACGCGGCGGGGATCAAAAAGCCGGTCTACAGCAATGGACAGGCGGTGAAAGACGATCCGGATTATTCCGTTGCCCTCGGTGCGGACGGGATTGCGCAGAAATTGCAGATTGAAAAAAATCTCAAGGACGTTTCTGAGCTGAACGCCGATTTCCAGAACCGCGAATACTATCTGGCACAGCTGCAAAAACTCTCCTTCGAAGATGTGAGCCTGGAGCCGTTCAAATACCAGCTCTCGCCTTCCATGCCGGTGAAAAAAGATGGCCCGGGCAAAGCCCTGATCGTGCTGCTGGCGTGTATTTTGGGTGGACTGTTTGCCTGCGGCAGCGTGCTGCTGCGCGAGGCAATGAGCACCCGCAACCCGCTGCCGGAACAACTTCCTGAGCCGGTTACGGAATAA
- a CDS encoding cupin domain-containing protein, whose amino-acid sequence MFIFHKETTLEDLGNGVTRRILAHDGRMMAVEVNFEQGAIGPMHNHPHEQLTYVLSGEFEFTIGEEKHVVTAGDTLYKAPHVMHGCVCLKPGTLLDTFTPIREDFLK is encoded by the coding sequence ATGTTTATTTTCCATAAAGAGACCACGCTTGAGGATCTGGGCAATGGCGTGACGCGTCGTATTCTGGCGCACGACGGCAGGATGATGGCGGTTGAAGTGAATTTTGAGCAAGGCGCGATTGGCCCGATGCATAACCATCCGCATGAGCAGCTTACCTACGTTCTCTCGGGGGAATTTGAGTTCACCATTGGCGAGGAGAAGCATGTGGTGACGGCGGGCGACACCCTCTACAAAGCGCCACACGTGATGCACGGCTGCGTTTGCCTGAAACCCGGTACCCTGCTGGATACCTTTACGCCGATACGCGAAGACTTCCTGAAATAA
- a CDS encoding aspartate/glutamate racemase: MKTIGLLGGMSWESTIPYYRLINEGVKQRLGGLHSASLLLHSVDFHEIEACQSGGEWDKAGQMLADAALGLERAGAQGILLCTNTMHKVASHIEDRCSLPFLHIADATGRAIRATGMTRVALLGTRYTMEQDFYRGRLSSQFGIESLIPDEADRARINQIIFDELCLGTFSETSRAWYVSVIEKLAQQGAEGVIFGCTEIGLLVPTDQSPIPVFDTAAIHAADAVEFMLS, from the coding sequence ATGAAAACGATCGGTCTGTTAGGGGGCATGAGCTGGGAATCAACGATCCCGTACTACCGCCTGATTAATGAAGGCGTCAAACAGCGTCTGGGCGGTCTGCATTCGGCCAGCCTGCTGCTGCACAGCGTGGATTTCCATGAGATAGAAGCCTGCCAGTCGGGCGGGGAGTGGGACAAAGCCGGGCAGATGCTGGCGGACGCCGCGCTTGGGCTGGAGCGCGCGGGCGCGCAGGGAATTTTGCTGTGTACCAACACCATGCATAAGGTGGCGTCACACATTGAAGACCGCTGTTCGCTGCCGTTTTTACATATCGCGGATGCCACCGGGCGTGCCATTCGTGCCACCGGCATGACGCGCGTGGCGCTGCTGGGGACGCGCTACACCATGGAGCAGGATTTTTACCGTGGACGGCTGAGCAGTCAGTTTGGTATTGAAAGCCTGATCCCGGATGAGGCTGACCGGGCGCGCATTAATCAGATTATTTTTGATGAACTGTGCCTGGGCACCTTCAGCGAAACGTCGCGCGCCTGGTACGTCAGTGTGATTGAGAAACTGGCGCAGCAGGGGGCGGAAGGGGTCATCTTCGGCTGTACCGAAATTGGCCTACTGGTGCCGACAGACCAAAGCCCGATACCGGTCTTCGATACCGCCGCCATCCATGCCGCGGATGCGGTGGAGTTTATGCTGTCATAG